The window CATGATGAGCGACGCCCTGCTCGACTCGACGATCGCGCGGATGTTGGAAAAGCCGCGGGTCAGCGTCGTCCATGTGCCGGACGTCGGCCATACCCCGACGCTCAGCGATCCGCTGCACATCGATGCCCTGCGCCGCTGGATGGCGGCCCCCCATGGCTGGCCGGCGGAAAGCACCGTCGGCTGGACCGCCGGGGCCGACCGCCTCCTGTTCCGGTGAGGGAGCGGGCGATGACCGACCGGTTCCATTTCGTGCGCCACGGCCAGACCGAGGACAACCGCCGCGGCGTGCGCTGCGGCGGTGACCGCGACATCGTGCTGACCGAACATGGCGTCGAGCAGGCCCGCCTTGCGGCGAAGCGCTTCCGCGCCCAGGGCCACGACTGCGGCTTGGTGATCGCCGGACCGCTGCGGCGCACGGCGGTCACCGGCGCCCTGTTCGCGGAGGCGCTGGGCGTCCCGCTGATCCACCGCGACTGGCTGCGCGAACGCGGGCTGGGGCGGTGGAACGGGCTGCCGATCGACCTGACCCGCCCCTGGTTCGCCGCCGGCGAAACTCCGCCGGGCGGGGAGAGCGAGGGCGTGTTCGCCGCGCGCGTCCTCGACGGGGTGGAGGAACTCGCCGCCTCGTCCGCCGGCCTGCTGGCCCGCCGGCCGCTGCTGGTCGGCAGCAAGGGGATCGGCCGCATCCTGCTGCACCGTCTGGCCGGACGGCCGGGGGTGGAACTGGAGAATTGCGAGGTCGTGGCCTTCACCCGCCTGTCCGCCCCGCCGGGCGGGCCGGGACGGTGGCGCTGCGACCAGCTGGAGAGGCTGGCCGGATGCGCGGCCTGACCGAAGACGACCAACCGAACAAACCGAACGATACATGGATGCCATGCGGAGCCGCGTGGATCAGGACTGAGGAGTAGGGCGTAATGAAGCTCAAGATTGGTACGCGGCTGATGCTGCTGGTGTTCGGCGTGGCGCTGCTCAGCACGCTCGCCGGTGCCACCGTCCACCTGACGGGAATGCGCACGAACCTGATCGAACAGCGCAAGGCCAAGGTCAAGGAGA of the Azospirillum ramasamyi genome contains:
- a CDS encoding histidine phosphatase family protein, which encodes MTDRFHFVRHGQTEDNRRGVRCGGDRDIVLTEHGVEQARLAAKRFRAQGHDCGLVIAGPLRRTAVTGALFAEALGVPLIHRDWLRERGLGRWNGLPIDLTRPWFAAGETPPGGESEGVFAARVLDGVEELAASSAGLLARRPLLVGSKGIGRILLHRLAGRPGVELENCEVVAFTRLSAPPGGPGRWRCDQLERLAGCAA